AAaccaaaattttactttttaatttgaCTTTGCACCTAAGATTCATATATTAACATTACATACAAAGGAAAAAATTGGAAGTGGGGGCCCCATGAGGTGGGGGCCCCATACGGATGTTTCGCGAGATTGCGTACAAGCCCGGCCCTGCTTCAAAGTAGCTCTCGGCTTCTTCTTCGTGACAGATTCTGCAGCGTGAGAAATTTGATATTAAATCGCTAATATCTTCGATGAATAATATTACATCTCCCATCTCTGATCTCTCCGTCTCTGCGATTGAGTTTCTAAGCTCtgctttttaaaaatgttttactcTGTTTCTTGTTTCTCTCAGAGAACAACAACAtatgaaagaaagagagagagagagtccaaCTTAAAAAGGTCTTCGTGATGAGTAGAACTGTAAACTGGACTGTCGGATGGGCGTCCATGTCTACATTTGGGCTTCCACTAATTTTATCCATATTTCCATGTGGGTTTTAAGTGGTCAGAATTTGGAAACCAATTTATCTATGGATTTTTATGGAATTGGGCAATGTGGACTTAGGTGgcccaataaaaaaaatttctagggttttcaattttgaggaaaaattaaaaaaaattcatttttctcttttcacGAAACTCGCGAGTCGGCATCTCTTTTGGCTATTGCGACGACGACGAAGCTCTCCGTTCTCCTCCTGTCCTCCGTCTGTTTTCCACTTCTCCTCTTGTCCTCCGTATGTTTTCCACTTCTCCCCCTATCCTCCGACCGTTCTCCACTTCTCCTCTCTTCCTCCTTCtgttctcaacttcttctcCGTGACTCCGTCTGTTCTCATCTTCTCCTCCGGTCAGTTTCCATCCTTTGGGTTTGTTCATATTGATGATTTGTTTGAGATCTGAgttgggtttttttttatctgagaTGGATTTTTGTTTGTGATCTGAGTTGGGTTTGTTCATATTGATGAATCTGAGATTGGGTTTTATGAGATTTGAGATAGGTTCAAGTTTACTGATCTGTACGCATTCAGTTTGTTTGTATCCGTTCTTGTATAGATATGGATTGATTCTTTGAGTTTCGTTCTATCCGTTTGTATTGCGTTTGAGATATGTAACTTAATGGTTTTGTTCTTTTGTAACAGGACGTTGGAGGTTCGAGTCCTTGACACTTGACAGACAAGAGTAGCTGAAGTGAGAGAGCGTTTCTGTAGTGACACACAAGGTAACTTGTCTCTTGCAAAACTGAATGTgtgttttattgatttgttaTGGGATATGATCAGCTGATGATTTGTTATGAGATATGTAGAGGTCATCgatgagtttgatgtgttttatGAGTTTGCTTGCTacttttatatgatttaaactATGATCAGATGTGCTTCTCACTATAGCACATATTTAAAAAACGAGTTATCATCACATTCTGTTTTGTAAAGTCTTTTATGTTCTGTAAAGTGGTCATCTCCTTTATCATGTTATCTCTTTTCTTGCCTTTTTGCTCTCCCTTAATTAATGCTTTATCTGTCACGCTTAATCTCCAACAATTATATTACATAATAGTGGTCATCTCCTTTATCAtgttatctcttttttttcaggATGAACAACGAGGATACAATGAATCTAAATGACGCAGAAGACTACATGAGTGGGGATGAGCTGATGGATGAAAACTCAGATGGAGATGAAGCAGTAGCAGTGGAGGATACTCTCATGAGCACAGCTGAAACCCGTGCCAAAAGAGGTAAACGCAGAACCTCTAGATGCTGGAAGCATTTTAGTATAGTAGGAGAGAAGTATCCAGATGGTTCGAGTGACGTAGTGTGCAAATTCTGCAAACACAACTACTACTTAAACCTGCGTAGGAGTGGAACATCTAGTCTTTTGCGTCATATGAAAGTATGTACTTTGAATCCTGTCCCTGGTACACCTGGATCTGGTAGGAAGATAGATCAGCTTGTGTTTCGTGAGATGATTGCAATAGCCTTGATTGAGCATAACCTGTCGTACTCTTTTGTTGAGTACTGCTGCTGTGCTTGATCCGAGGTTGAAGATTGGATTTCTAGAGTATTGCTTCACAACTCTAGATGCAGCGACATGTAAGACGAAATTGGATCATATtaagaagaagttgaagaagtTGTTTGATGTCTAcaagaagaacaaaaagaaaaacatggcTAGAACTTCAGGATCAACTTCAGGAACTACAGCACAGACTACTTTACCAGGATATGATGTAAGATCGTTTCATTGCATTGCTCATTAGTGTGTTTATGCTTTCTTAAGGTCTGAGCATTACTGTTTTTATTTCGGGTTGCAGGCATACTATGCTTTCTTCTCACAGAACGCTGGTGGTAATGGGAAGTCAGCCTTGGATAAGTACCTAGAAGAACCGGTTTTAGACATGATGGCCTTCAAGAGTTTGAATGTTCTCTCCTACTGGAGAGACAATGCTAATCGGTTTAAGGAGCTCACATCAATGGCATGTGACGTCTTGAGCATACCCATCACCACGGTTGCTTCAGAATCATCCTTCAGCATTGGAAGCCGTGTATTGAACAAATACAGAAGCTGCCTTCTCCCTTCGAATGTCAGAGCACTGATTTGCGCAAGAAATTGGTTAAGAGGATTTGAGTCTTTAGACTGTAAGTTCTTGATCATTAGTCTCTGGTTATATCCTTAGATTTGTCTCTGGTCTTGTACTTGAAACTAATAATTGAATTTTCTTAGGTGATGAAGTGGATTTTCAACCCTTGGAGTTGGAGGAAGTTGGAGAAGAAGTTAATGAAACATGTCAAGTCTGAGTTCATGGGTAAGACTTGAGTCTGCTTGCTACTTATGCTTTCACATTGCTATCTTGTGTTGTGTATGTTTGAGTCTGCTTATACATTGCTATCTTGTGTTGTGCATGGCTAATTAATAACATTATCTCTTGATTTGGTGCAGGCAAGTGACATGTATGAAGTTGAGCACTTATGGAGTTTGAACTTTGAAGTTATGTCTTTAAGTATTTATGAACTGAtgatatttaagtatttatgaACTAATGCTATGTACTTATgaatttatggatgaattttaaTCTTGTgaatttatatttgaatttttaggcttataaattgaaattcaaaatattcTTATATGGTTCTTAATGGACCCCATGGCAGTCCATATAAATATGGGTGTTAGTGGATTTGGGTCTTAATGAACATGGTCCTTAATGATAATGGTCACTCTTTGTCCACAAATAATAAATGGACAAACGGATATGGGCTAATGGACATGGACTCGCCAAGCTTACGGTTATAGTGATGAGTTGACAACTTTCTCTTTCAGttgtctttgttttatttggataacaatatcaatatttttttttttgtcaacatattcTTTTTTTACTAATATCTATATTCTTTGTTTATGCTCCTATAATATATCCTCATGTAAGTTGTAATAAGAATTTTCCAATAATCATTTTACTAATCTTGTAGATTTTTCCAGTGCTGTAATTTGTTTTGCCTTTTCAGATCAATATGACAGATGACTTATAAATTCATTTACATACTTGTATTACCtatattgagtttttgacaACTATTAAACTTGTTTACTAACAATCTCATAGTAGAATAGAATAAGTGAATAACCATGTAAATATATGATTCAATATGTATTCTAAAACTCGTACATGagtttaaatcatatatttatttttaatctatggtattttgaaaattatagtatatataGTTGCAgaaacacattcatttatagttttataatgaaaatatgGATGCACAGAATTAGAAGTTCAGATGAGCCAGACCCAGCCAAGAACTGAGCCACAAACAagacctattcctagaaaaacaATCATGAAGACTGCCGCAAGTTCTGCTTCTGATGCGTGGACCGTTTTGGGAGCCATGATCATGAGGACACTAGTGAGATAGCCGTTGGTGAGGCCTAGCATGAACGTGAGAACAACCACTGGCACTTCTGTTCTAAGCCAATGCGGTCCACGTAGACACGCAGAGAAGAGAGGGTAAAAGAGAAGCCTAAGGATACAAGCCCAAGTAGCAGATTTAATATTCTGCCATAGATAGAGGGCGGTGAGTGACTTGCCAACGAAATCAGAGATGTTGTAGACTGTGATGAGCAAAATAGGATACCAACTCTGGAGAAGTTGGGACTTCAGATTCTCTGCTAGAAATCCTGGAAATATCGATAAGGTAACAGTATAGATTATCAGAACACCCGAGGCTGGCCACTTGATCTTCCTCCCAACCATCCATACTGTTAGATTTGAATACAAAGGTTGATGAAGACTAAGGTGGTGTTGCATCACTGGTAACTTGTATAGCACGTTACAGCAAAGGAGGCAGCATAGTAGGATGGTGGAGCTCACTATGAAGTAGCAATGAGCACTGGTTCGCATCCCCTGTGGTGTCTGTGGCAGCGAAGCTTTAGTCGTAATCCTAAGGACCGAAACTATAATACCTACCAAAAAGACAGAAAAATAGTATAAGATTAAcgttaattttgttattttaaggctacttgtttaattatttatatattggatattttctaaataattactAACAACATAACGATAGCCTTTATCATAAGTGCGGTTTCGGATACCGGGTAAAGTGACCACCCCTAGCTTTAtgtatataactatttatttttataaaaaaactagcctcaaaatagtatatatatatggtggTCAGAATCAAGTACGTAGTATGTGTATTATGCCATTTTTAAATGGAATTAAAAGAGGTTTACCTGAAGAGGCAGTCCCGGCAAAAATTGCTTGCATGTACTGTCTAGGAAGCTTTCCGGCTGAACCGATCAAACTTCCTCCGACCAGTCCATCAGCTAAACCACAGAGCACGACTGATCCAACCATCAACATATAAGAGATATTCTCATTCTTTTCACCTTTCCAAACCCAATCTATGATTGGCGAAACCATCATGGAGATGATGAACATGGAAAAACCCAAGTTCAACCTCAGTCTATGGCTCAACCTTGTGTTCCAAGTCATCATCAAAACCAGAACAAGGACCGAGCAACTCATGTAAGCCACGGTGAACGTCTTCTCCACATGCTTGTCGGGATACAAGTAGCCAAAGTAATCAACGGCAGTGATCAAAGCGTTCCATGGTATTAAACTACCAGCACCCAACAAGAAATGGATCACGTACGCCGCTCTATACGCGTCTCTTGTGTCGACTTCATCAACAATCACTTTCTCACCcaccattttctctctctctctctcttttcactAAGTTTGCAATCTAAGTTCTTGAAAACTTTCTGATGATGCTGGCTTCATTATAAAGCAAGGGTGGTGGGAGATTTGATTAGATTTGCTGTGATGTTTGGTGGTGGGCAAGACACACACGAGTCAGATCCTAACATTTATTATTATTCGGGATTGCGATTCTTTGATCATCAGAGCTTAtatcataaaagaaaaaaaaaactgtagaaGGTCTGGTTGGTGGGACACAAAAACAGATGGGTTAGAATTAAAGTTACTACTTTGTGTGCATGACATTGGTCAGGACTTTCGTCCTTTCGATACCCTTATATTCCATTTACTGCATTAACGCAACAAAACATGAATAAAGAATGATCTAAACCGGTCTATACCGGAATATAATCAAACGACTTTAAACCGCCAAAATAAAACCATTTCAACGGAAACTAAGGACGTTGAAAGCTTCAAGGAACAACAACTTAACCGGAAACAAGAGAACAACGATCAAAGGCATATGTTGAGAGGCCACAAGGCGGCTAAACCTCTGCAAAGACTTTCTTCCTGTCTTCATCATCCCTGAGAAATCCTGACCGTTGTTACCGATGGCAGTCCCCGAGCTCCTCCCGCTTTCTCTAGCAACCAGAATAGGCCACCAGAGACTCCGACGATGCTCCCTCTTCAACCTCCTTATCTGACTCACTTCTTTTCTTATCACACTCCTAACCGCTTTCAGATATGAGTTCATGTCATGGTCCCTTTGTATGGTCCCGCTCGACCCGTAAGCTGATCTGTCGCTAAGGATATCCAGAGGATGCGGCGTGTTCAAGAAAACCGTTTGCGCAGCTCTCAACCGTTGTTCCTCCTCATCATCCAGCGATTCAAAACCACCACCGGTTAGAAGATATAAACCATTTCCTATAGGAAGTAGATCGTGTCCTGGAGAGAATGACTCATCCGGTTGGAGGATTAGAAGCTCCCCCATGGGAGAATACAACATACTCTGCTTGTTAAGACAAGGATGGCTACGGAAGTGTCCGTTAACAGCTTTGAGAAGCTCTGCTACATGGTAAGGGTAGTTACAAGAAAACGCTCTCGGGACAATGTCACGGTGCATTATGATGGCTTGGACATGGCTTTTAGGCAATCCTAGCATTTTAAGAAGACTGTCGCCTCCACATAGTACAAAGGGCGCACCAAATGTTATGACAGGGAGTAAAGAAGAAGCAGGTACTTCACCTCGAACCAGTAACATGAGGTTTAGTAATAAGGATAAGCTTCCGCCTAGAGAATGTCCGGTGAAACGGAACTTAGCTCTGTTTCCATGGGCTTTGATGTGGGCTTTGACTTCAGGTAGCATTTGTTCATACATTCCTTTGGCAGCTTCGTATATACCTCTGTGAACAATGGCACCATCATCGAGTTCCTCAAATTCAATTGGCTCAAAGAGAAGGTTTGCTTGCCAAGAAGCTAGAGATTCCGATCCCtacaatataaaacatcatAAGAGAATGAAATCTCGAATTTGaactttttgttttgtgttattTATTACCTGAATGACAAAGAATCTGGTGAGAGTTTGATCATCATCGCAAATAAACCAATCACAAGGAGAGGAGATGGTAAATTTCAAATCGTCAGCAACAGCTTGTTTGACATCTTCCTCAGCAGCAACAACACAAGTAACAGAGCtggttaaagaagaagaagatgacgacGATTCCTCCTCATCATCGTTTTTGGAGGAAGAAGGGAAAGGAAGAATGTTGGTGGTACGAGACTGAAGGTAAGAAGCAGCTGATGCAACAACCTCATATGCAGCAGACGCACCTTTGTTCTCCTCGTCttcaacttcttcatcctcctcCTTCGGCTTGGTCTCAGCTGAAACTTGAGCCTTTAAAGCTAATTCTGTTTTCTCAGCTGACGAAGTTACGAATCTAAGGCCGTAATACTTGGAGAGATTGGCAGGCTGAATTAGAAAATTCCAGACAAGAGAATGATATATCAATACAACAAAAAACAATGTCGAATAATATTATGGATAAAGTTCGAACCTTGATCTTTGAAATGGAATAAGCCAAATTTCCCAAATAAGACATTTGGGCATAGAGTTTTGATTCGGACAAGGAGACCCTCTTGAGCAATTTAGAGAATGACTCTCTGTGCATCTGAAATTTGTTTTCTTCGTCACCATCTTCCAAAACCGAACATACACCGTCGTCTTCAGGCAATACAGCGTCGTTtagctcctcctcctcttcttcttctatctctTCATCTCTCCACATAGAATGCACATCCAAGATCTTCAAAATCCAGCTCCCATTTCGCCTCTCCGTCTCCATTTCCACCGCCGACGGCTCCTCCTCCGCGATTGGCTTTCTTGAATCGCCAGAATCCACCAGAACAGCGTCATCCAGACCCAAGCCGCTTCGTCTTCTCGACGCGATTCCACCACCGCGGGACCAAAAGGGCGTCAATGGGTGTTTGAAAGAGGACCCAGAAGGTCTCCTTTTCTGCGATGCGTTTGCTCTCACTTCTACAACTCCTCCACAACCGCTTCCAACCGCTTTGATCGCTGGAATTACGCCGGGATTCAGACACAAACTATCCATCTTTTGttctgtttccttttttttttttttaaaagagctTTTATTATTGAATTTTGGATTCTTCTGATTCCCACTTCAATTTATTACTTCAAACTTTATAATTTCTTTGGGAATGCAAAATTCTATTCCACAAAAGATTTAGAACTCAGAAAATTTAGAAGGGGAGAAGAATAAATTGTTATTTATCAACCGAAGAGGAAACTTTTGTGTTGAGATCTTTCAATGCTATATTTTCGTTTctctttaaaatagaaaaaacacAAGACTTttccctttctcttctttctttgcgatatttgtttttgttttgggagaaagaaagaataataaaaatgaagaattctAGGCGAACCGAACGTCGTCGTTTACCATTACACATACATACGTGTAATACGCGTGACTTATCCATCCAACACGTTTTGCCCCACACGGATCCCCCATAAGCAATGGGATAGTCGACATTGGTTCAGAAATTTTGCCGACTTtcaaaatttaatgtttttataaaagGCAAAtgtccaaaatagcacatttctaagtttatatcacaaaaatagcactcaaaaactaaaatgaccaaaataacacctttctaagtttatatcttatccccaaaacctcatttctcaattctaaaccctaaaccttaaactctaaaccctaaatcctaaaccttaaactctaaaccctaaaccctaaaccctaaaccctaaaccctaaaccctaaactctaaaccctaaatcctaaaccctaaatcctaaaccccaccctttaactctaaaccctaagtttgtgacttttgataaaacattaagtgctatttttgtgacttttgactttgagtgctaatttgggaacaaaaacttgatttagtgttatttttgtatttttctcttttataaatGGGTATTTCATTTCataaagggcaaatctccaaaataacacatttctaagtttatatcacaaaaatagcactcaaaaactaaaatgaccaaaatagcacatttctaagtttatcctttgaaatttttaattttttaatttttcaaaatttgaaatcttatctccaaaacctcatttttaaactctaaaccctaaaccttaaaccctaaaccctaaaccctaaactctaaaccctaaaccctaaaccctaaaccctaaaccctaaactctaaaccctaaaccctaaaccctaaaccctaaatcctaaaccccatcctttaactctaaaccctaagtttgtgacttttgataaaacattaagtgctatttttgtgacttttgactttgagtgctaatttgggaacaaaaacttgatttagtgttatttttgtatttttctcttttataaatGGGTATTTCATTTCataaagggcaaatctccaaaataacacatttctaagtttatatcataaaaatagcactcaaaaactaaaatgaccaaaatagcacatttctaagtttatcctttgaaatttttaatttttttatttttcaaaatttgaaatcttatctccaaaacctcatttttaaactctaaaccctaaaccttaaactctaaaccctaaaccctaaaccctaaactctaaaccctaaaccctaaaccctaaaccctaaactctaaaccctaaaccctaaaccctaaatcctaaaccccatcctttaactctaaaccctaagtttgtgacttttgataaaacattaagtgctatttttgtgacttttgactttgagtgctagtttgggaacaaaaacttaatttagtgatatttttgtttttttctctttcataaatgacatgaaaatatttaaagttttttatttagctttaagccaaaaaaaaaagagagttattTAGATTTTAACACCGTgctaaaaagaaattaattaatttaagttTAGTTATTAC
The window above is part of the Brassica napus cultivar Da-Ae chromosome C8, Da-Ae, whole genome shotgun sequence genome. Proteins encoded here:
- the LOC106399906 gene encoding equilibrative nucleotide transporter 8; this encodes MVGEKVIVDEVDTRDAYRAAYVIHFLLGAGSLIPWNALITAVDYFGYLYPDKHVEKTFTVAYMSCSVLVLVLMMTWNTRLSHRLRLNLGFSMFIISMMVSPIIDWVWKGEKNENISYMLMVGSVVLCGLADGLVGGSLIGSAGKLPRQYMQAIFAGTASSGIIVSVLRITTKASLPQTPQGMRTSAHCYFIVSSTILLCCLLCCNVLYKLPVMQHHLSLHQPLYSNLTVWMVGRKIKWPASGVLIIYTVTLSIFPGFLAENLKSQLLQSWYPILLITVYNISDFVGKSLTALYLWQNIKSATWACILRLLFYPLFSACLRGPHWLRTEVPVVVLTFMLGLTNGYLTSVLMIMAPKTVHASEAELAAVFMIVFLGIGLVCGSVLGWVWLI
- the LOC106398651 gene encoding phospholipase A1 PLIP2, chloroplastic-like; translation: MDSLCLNPGVIPAIKAVGSGCGGVVEVRANASQKRRPSGSSFKHPLTPFWSRGGGIASRRRSGLGLDDAVLVDSGDSRKPIAEEEPSAVEMETERRNGSWILKILDVHSMWRDEEIEEEEEEELNDAVLPEDDGVCSVLEDGDEENKFQMHRESFSKLLKRVSLSESKLYAQMSYLGNLAYSISKIKPANLSKYYGLRFVTSSAEKTELALKAQVSAETKPKEEDEEVEDEENKGASAAYEVVASAASYLQSRTTNILPFPSSSKNDDEEESSSSSSSLTSSVTCVVAAEEDVKQAVADDLKFTISSPCDWFICDDDQTLTRFFVIQGSESLASWQANLLFEPIEFEELDDGAIVHRGIYEAAKGMYEQMLPEVKAHIKAHGNRAKFRFTGHSLGGSLSLLLNLMLLVRGEVPASSLLPVITFGAPFVLCGGDSLLKMLGLPKSHVQAIIMHRDIVPRAFSCNYPYHVAELLKAVNGHFRSHPCLNKQSMLYSPMGELLILQPDESFSPGHDLLPIGNGLYLLTGGGFESLDDEEEQRLRAAQTVFLNTPHPLDILSDRSAYGSSGTIQRDHDMNSYLKAVRSVIRKEVSQIRRLKREHRRSLWWPILVARESGRSSGTAIGNNGQDFSGMMKTGRKSLQRFSRLVASQHMPLIVVLLFPVKLLFLEAFNVLSFR